The window GCCCATATTAAATGTAGCCTGTGTTATGGCTTTATCTAAGTCCAGACTTCTTTTATATTTGCTGGCATCTTTTTCAGATACATCAAATGCAATGTTTAGACTACCCATGGGCAAATGCGTACCGTAATTATCCCTTATACCCGTTACTTTATTGGATAGTTCTTCAGCTTTATGAAAGTCACGTTTACATAGAGCTTCTCTTACTTTTGGCACAAATGTACTGGCTGTATCTTTATTGCCTTCTTCTACTTTACCAGAGTAACAAGTCGATTCTGTTAGATCTATGCGCTCCTGAGCTATACCACCATAAACCATGCCGCCTAATCTACCGTTTCCAACTGGTAATGCTTCAAACCATCTATTAGCTGCTTTTTCATACCATATTGCTTTTTTATTATTTTGCAAGTCATCACATCCTTTTATCTGTTTTTATCTCAATGTCTAACCTTCTTACTAAAACATCATGTAAACTTGTATATCTTCTGGTTGTATCGTTTCCATGGGTTTACTTTCGTGAATAAAACAATAAGTACTTTTCAACGTTACCATGAATATACTCATTATCGTGTTCACCATCATTCAGATGATATTGTACATCTATCTCTTTATCCAGTAGAATCTTATGCAGTTTTGCACAACCGTTGTAAAACTCAAAACTGTCATCTTTTCCACAATCTAAATAAACCTTCAGATTTGCAATATCCGCTGTTTTTGCCATATAGATTGGATCCCGTTCTTTTCTTAATACGTCACTAGGATATAACCATTTATCAAGGTCATAGGGGAATTTATCTATGAACAGTGCAGGCATATGTCCACCAACTTTACTAAAGAGGTCTGGCTGGCTAAATGCAATATGGAGAGCAGCAAATCCTCCCATAGAGATTCCTCCAATGTAACGGCCTTCTTTGGCGTCTATCGTATGATAATTGGTGTCAATATAGGGTATGACTTCGTGACAGAGATAATCTTTGTACATGCCTTCATTTAACGTGCCACTTGAATCATCCCCAAGAGTTCTAGCAGTATCTGAAGAATTAATACCATAGCTATTATTCATGTTTGGGGCAACAATGATTAATGGCATTATTTTATCTTGACTTATAAGCTTATCCGCTTCTAACTTAAAATGCTTCTGCTTTAGTACGCCTTCATTCCCACTGTATCCATGAAGTAAATAAAGAACTGGATATTCTTCTTGCATATCATAATCTTGTGGTAAATAAACATTTATGTTCATATCCATATTCAATTTTTCACTATGCATCCGAATGGTTTCTAATGTAGATCCTTGTGGTATATTATGTTTATCTTCAATTACTTCTTGTTTTTTCTGACCACATCCACTCATCATAAGTGGGAGTACTAAAAAAATCAAAACCATAATATTACCTTTCATTAAAAAACCCCTCCTTCTTTTATATTCTAGCCTCCTTGTGCTTTATTTTATAATCGTTTTCTTCATTCTATTTAACAATGTTTTTCCTTCGTCTAAGTTAGGCGCCCATAGTTGTACGATGACATTTCTTTTGGGCCACCCTTCGTGCTCAAGTCGTTTAATAAATGTTTCCTGCTGTTCATAATCCTCTTGATTATAATACGCATTTAAGAGCACAAATTTTTCAGGTGCTTTTTCAGAAAGCTGCCATAAATCGTGGTATTGACTATCATAATCCAGTCCATACACATCTGCATTATTAAAGAACTCATCAATGATTTTCCCTGATGTGCCACAATAATGTACTCTGCCGCCGCCCATAGCTTTCATAAAACGCATATCTCTTTCTAGAACATAATCATGATACATCTGAGGGCTTATCATATGGGTTGAACAGTTACTAATTCTTGCAGCCCCTTTCCACATGGCTCCCCAATCAAAAAACCACTCTTTATCTGTACTCACCATGTTTTTCAACCATCTTGTCAGATCAATCATATAATCCGTCACTACATCCAGTAAAGCGCCAAAAGCCTCTGGGTCGTCATAGATATCCAATAAAATATCATTGCCCCGTATTAAGTGGGCTGAGTTAAATGGACTCTGGATATCAGGATGTTGTATATGGACACCTTCTGGTATATTTCTTTTAAAAATCTCTGTCCACTCTTCTAAGCGATCATACCACCCGGATTGGAACGAAGGTTTCTTTAGTGCGTATACATCTTGGGCTTTTTTAAGTATATGATTACCTGCACAGGGAAGGCTGTTATCTGGCTGAAACATCTCACATCCAAATGCTGCTGCAACCTGAGCCGTTCCAAATTGTACCCTTATTGAAGGCACCCTGTCATCTTGAAGAACCATATGTGTATGTAATGCGTCCAGCTCCCCTTGTAACATAACCATAGGGTCTGCAAGACGTTCCTCCCATGAAGGCGCATTTTCTACAGGTGTATTAATAATGACCATCGGATCACAATTTCCCGGATCAAGATGAAGTTTTTTATAGTTTACATAGAGCTTCTCAAATCTTTTTAAGTCTGTTTCACTAAGCTTAAATCTCATGATAATCCTCCCATATTCACATGTCTCACTATCCATCTGTTCCGCTTATAAAAAAATCTTTATCATCATATATTATAAGCAACTTTGCCTTCCTATAGTAAGTACAAATATATGACTTGTGTATCATATTATGACTTCTTTACGCTTAGGCATATGCAAAAGAGCAGAAAAGAAAACTTTTCTGCTCTTCATTGATTAAACGTTATTATGCTTTATTCAAAAACACGGATATCATCGAAGTAAACATTGCCTATTTTTCCATCAGCCCACCAATCAGCTAATGAGATTTTCGTAAAGTGGCCTAAGCCAGTAGGTGAGGCTATAAGTGTTCCATCAATATACATATCGCATTTTGTTCCCGATGTATAATCAAACGTTAATTCATGCCAGCCTGTTGTTCGACTAACATTAGTTGCCGTATAGGTGCCATCAACCCTGTAAACATATTTGGATGATGATACCCCTGTATTCACACCTATTGCACGAGAATAACCAGAAGCATCCACATAAGCGAGAACACCTAAAGATGTGTCGCTTGCATCATCATAGAACCATATACTGGCTTTATTTTGTTGATTTGTAGAAAAATTATGGACGATACCGTCTCTGTCTTCATTAAGTTCATAGGCATATGTACCGCTATGTTTTTGTGCCGTACTGGTTGTTGCTGATCCTTGATGGACTGCCCAATTACCAAACCCGCTTTCAAAGCCATCTGAAAAGGTGGGTGTTGACCCATCCGTGATGGATATGTCATCAAAATAAACGGTGCTTGATTTGTTATCTGCCCACCAATCAGCTAATGCTATTTTATTAAAATAGGTCAAGCCTGTTGGAGATGCTACCAATGTGCCATCAATGTACATATCACATTTTGTTCCCGATGTATAATCAAATTTTAATTCATGCCACCCTGTTGTTCGTGTTACATTGGTTGCAGTCCACGTGCCATCAACACGATAGACATATTTGGAAGTGGATGTATTGGTGTTAACGCCTAATGCTCTCGTATGGGAATCAGCATCTGCAAAAGCGGCAACAATCATGGATGTATCATTTGCATCATCATAAAACCATATACTCACACTTTTTTCTTGATTGGTAATAAAAGAATGTGTGACACCTTCTTTATCGGCATTAATCATAAGGGAGTGACTGCCACTATGTTTTTGTGCTGTACTGGTAGTTGGTGTCCCATCTGCTAGAACCCAATTGGAAAGCCCGTTTTCAAAGTCCTCAGATGTCATATCTGAACTTCCGCTTGGCAAATACTTTTCTATGAGTCCTATATCATCCACATAGCCCACATAATTGCCACTTGGTTTTTCTGCATAGATTGTCACACTTGTCACATTTGACCCTGTTGTAAACTCTAATTTCTGTTCGTTGACATCATAATCAAGGGATGATACATTAATTGATGTATCACCTGTACCACCAGCCAAATATCCTTTGACACCTAGTTTAACACTCTCGCTTGCAGAGGATTTGAAAAACCTAAATCGGTCAATGAGACATATGTTTCCTGTCCCTTTGAAAACAAGATAAACATCATGGGTACCTGTCGTAGACTGAATATTCTGTTCTAATAGTTGCCATCCTCCAAAATGATTAGCTGGAAGGGCTATGGTTCCAAGCAAAGTTCCTGAAGGTGAATCTCTCCTGACTTCAATTGTTCCTGAGCTTGATGTGTTATTAATGCCTACCTCAACTTTATCGAATAATGCTGAACTACCAAAGTCAATATTTGCAAAGGATAAGTAATCACCATTTTGCATATATCCTACACAACCTGAGCTTCGATAAGTTGTTTTTTCACCAATTGCCATGGATGCTGTGCTATAATTCTCAGCTTCAATGGCTTCTCCTGATACTTTTCCAAAACCTGATAACACATAGGTGGTATTGGGCTTTAACCCATTGATGGTTTGCTCAATTTTTTCACCGCTATCTAAAACAGCACTATATGTATTAGTTCTTACGATACCTGAACCCCGATAATCCCATCCATTACCTATTGCAATCTTAGGTGTACCCGTTGTTTGCCATCCTGTAAAATCTGCATATTCAAAGCCATTATTGGAAACATTGTTTTGATATTGTATCGCTGGTAGAGCATATACAGGATTAGGAGGATTGGCAAAATCATGTCCGGCTTGCCACTTGGGTTGACCTGATTCATAGGCACCAGCATCCGGTGCACTTCCACTGAACCCATCGGTTACACCTTCAATTTCCACACCGTAATCAATAGCGCCAGAACCACTAGCAAGTGTGAAATCACCGCTTGCTGCATTGGTAAAT is drawn from Vallitalea pronyensis and contains these coding sequences:
- a CDS encoding alpha/beta hydrolase → MKGNIMVLIFLVLPLMMSGCGQKKQEVIEDKHNIPQGSTLETIRMHSEKLNMDMNINVYLPQDYDMQEEYPVLYLLHGYSGNEGVLKQKHFKLEADKLISQDKIMPLIIVAPNMNNSYGINSSDTARTLGDDSSGTLNEGMYKDYLCHEVIPYIDTNYHTIDAKEGRYIGGISMGGFAALHIAFSQPDLFSKVGGHMPALFIDKFPYDLDKWLYPSDVLRKERDPIYMAKTADIANLKVYLDCGKDDSFEFYNGCAKLHKILLDKEIDVQYHLNDGEHDNEYIHGNVEKYLLFYSRK
- a CDS encoding uroporphyrinogen decarboxylase family protein — protein: MRFKLSETDLKRFEKLYVNYKKLHLDPGNCDPMVIINTPVENAPSWEERLADPMVMLQGELDALHTHMVLQDDRVPSIRVQFGTAQVAAAFGCEMFQPDNSLPCAGNHILKKAQDVYALKKPSFQSGWYDRLEEWTEIFKRNIPEGVHIQHPDIQSPFNSAHLIRGNDILLDIYDDPEAFGALLDVVTDYMIDLTRWLKNMVSTDKEWFFDWGAMWKGAARISNCSTHMISPQMYHDYVLERDMRFMKAMGGGRVHYCGTSGKIIDEFFNNADVYGLDYDSQYHDLWQLSEKAPEKFVLLNAYYNQEDYEQQETFIKRLEHEGWPKRNVIVQLWAPNLDEGKTLLNRMKKTIIK
- a CDS encoding carbohydrate-binding protein is translated as MRCLRVKNKTLALIAMVVLLTTIMLPLYGITVRAAGTTYYVATTGNDSNNGTTPSTPFKTIQKAASVMTAGDTCYVRGGVYRETVTPAHSGTTTNPILFKQYNNEEVTISGSDLVTGWTQHSGSIYKATVNWDYMNGAGNTLFVDGALIHEARWPNSTNLLDRATYATVDSSVNGGSENNWTLTDSALKSFPNDYWNGAIVYVQCNNWSIQTGKIVDFNGSTGTITHTPLFNMAEWYTPRANDIYAITGSLNALDTANEWYKDTSTNTLYLWVSGGGNPSSKTVEFRRREYAFDLSGKSHIQIEGIHLRGSQVNFKNASNCTIKDSLITGADKFFKEGMNNDPARSGAKPGILLEGEYNTIRDSEITDMFWSAIQLGGQHNRIINNYIHHSSVYNMNGNGILMSGIYQLISHNTINSTARSALSGQMTKSVIQYNEIFDTCKLTGDTASVYLPNSNMDNTQIHHNIVHENQAHYGSGIYFDNFCSNTLVYNNVVYNNSNFGIQVNVPANFTLVYNNTIYNKGSIYSWAPSGTKYENDMYGTKYINNIQSNMADKGSDTLKLNNYTTTSSSQFTNAASGDFTLASGSGAIDYGVEIEGVTDGFSGSAPDAGAYESGQPKWQAGHDFANPPNPVYALPAIQYQNNVSNNGFEYADFTGWQTTGTPKIAIGNGWDYRGSGIVRTNTYSAVLDSGEKIEQTINGLKPNTTYVLSGFGKVSGEAIEAENYSTASMAIGEKTTYRSSGCVGYMQNGDYLSFANIDFGSSALFDKVEVGINNTSSSGTIEVRRDSPSGTLLGTIALPANHFGGWQLLEQNIQSTTGTHDVYLVFKGTGNICLIDRFRFFKSSASESVKLGVKGYLAGGTGDTSINVSSLDYDVNEQKLEFTTGSNVTSVTIYAEKPSGNYVGYVDDIGLIEKYLPSGSSDMTSEDFENGLSNWVLADGTPTTSTAQKHSGSHSLMINADKEGVTHSFITNQEKSVSIWFYDDANDTSMIVAAFADADSHTRALGVNTNTSTSKYVYRVDGTWTATNVTRTTGWHELKFDYTSGTKCDMYIDGTLVASPTGLTYFNKIALADWWADNKSSTVYFDDISITDGSTPTFSDGFESGFGNWAVHQGSATTSTAQKHSGTYAYELNEDRDGIVHNFSTNQQNKASIWFYDDASDTSLGVLAYVDASGYSRAIGVNTGVSSSKYVYRVDGTYTATNVSRTTGWHELTFDYTSGTKCDMYIDGTLIASPTGLGHFTKISLADWWADGKIGNVYFDDIRVFE